In Bacteroidota bacterium, the sequence AGACGGTGGAAAAACCCGCTACCTGGGCCGAGGCGTGCTGCGCGCCGTGGAGCACGTGAATGACGTGATAGCCCCGGAGCTGGAGGGGTTCAACGTATTTGACCAAGTGGGGCTGGACCGCTTGCTGCTGGAGCTGGACGGCACCGACAATAAGAGCAACCTGGGTGCCAATGCCCTGCTGGGCGTTAGCCTGGCTGCGGCCCACGCTGCAGCTGCCACGGCGGGCATCAGCCTGTACCGCTACGTGGGGGGCACCGGTGCCCGCATTCTGCCTGTACCGATGATGAACATCCTGAATGGAGGCAAGCACGCCGACAACTCGGTAGACATTCAGGAGTTCATGATCATGCCCATGAGTGCCGACACCTTCAGCGATGCGCTGCGCATGGGCACCGAGGTGTTTCACCACCTGCGCAAGGTGCTGAGCAGCCGGGGCCTGAGCACCAATGTGGGCGATGAGGGCGGATTTGCCCCTAGCCTGCCCAGCAATGAGGCCGCACTGGAGACGGTGATGCAGGCCATAGAGGCCGCAGGCTACAAGCCCGGCGAAGACATCTTCATAGCCCTAGATGCCGCTGCCAGCGAGATGTATGACAAGAAAACAGGCCGCTATAAACTGTACAAAAGTAGCCAGCAGGAGCTAACCACCGAAGAGCTGATAGCCGAGTGGGAAGCCTGGGTGAACAAATACCCCATTGTAAGCA encodes:
- the eno gene encoding phosphopyruvate hydratase, which translates into the protein MYSEIESVHGREVLDSRGNPTVEVEVTTVAGHTGRAMVPSGASTGQYEAVELRDGGKTRYLGRGVLRAVEHVNDVIAPELEGFNVFDQVGLDRLLLELDGTDNKSNLGANALLGVSLAAAHAAAATAGISLYRYVGGTGARILPVPMMNILNGGKHADNSVDIQEFMIMPMSADTFSDALRMGTEVFHHLRKVLSSRGLSTNVGDEGGFAPSLPSNEAALETVMQAIEAAGYKPGEDIFIALDAAASEMYDKKTGRYKLYKSSQQELTTEELIAEWEAWVNKYPIVSIEDGLDEDDWKGWQQLTQQIGHRCQLVGDDLFVTNVKRLQRGIQDKAGNAVLVKVNQIGTLSETLETIHLAYNHGISGIMSHRSGETEDATIADLAVATGLGQIKTGSASRSDRVAKYNQLLRIEEELGSAAIYGNQFFKYLP